From one Bacillus sp. Marseille-P3661 genomic stretch:
- a CDS encoding stalk domain-containing protein produces the protein MGNITWKKAIVTGVLSLSICFQSSMVDAAFKPANVKTIAGSGELGYQDGSASLAKFNSPTVAVEGSNGTYYIVDTHNHRIRVVNANNQVSTFAGVTTENDEYGFAVGGFKDGAASTAMFNLPKGLARSNEGILYVADSGNNAIRAIDTNGTVSTVMKDLQGPSDVVISQTGELIVSDTLNHRIVKITEQGGVSVIAGGGYSKDGDWLVGGYADGNGQAAKFNEPTGLAVSKSGEIYVADTGNQRIRKISADGTVTTVAGSGSEKIGDFGYIAGGFADGDAKQAQFNFPTGLAFDTNGNLYVADSLNHVVRVITSAGEVQTVAGIAGESGNKVGPESKAQFHRPSDVTVLTNGELLIADEMNNKVRMIDWFELPASFVKGNKNIEVVFNNNPVVFSDAKPKIINNRTMIPLRAVTETFGYKVDWNEVTKGITIQNGEQIIELTVGETTVKGTNTFAMDVAPEVEKSTNRTYVPIRFIAEAFNYQVDWLGVEQVVLIR, from the coding sequence ATGGGAAATATCACTTGGAAAAAGGCGATTGTGACTGGAGTTTTAAGCCTATCAATTTGCTTTCAGTCATCAATGGTAGATGCTGCCTTTAAACCAGCGAACGTGAAAACAATTGCGGGCTCAGGTGAGTTAGGCTATCAAGATGGCTCAGCGTCTTTAGCGAAATTTAACTCTCCAACCGTTGCAGTAGAAGGTAGTAATGGTACATATTATATAGTGGATACTCATAATCATAGAATAAGAGTTGTTAACGCAAATAATCAAGTTAGCACATTTGCAGGTGTGACGACGGAAAATGATGAATATGGATTTGCTGTTGGCGGATTTAAAGATGGAGCCGCAAGCACAGCAATGTTTAACCTTCCAAAAGGTCTAGCGCGTTCTAATGAAGGTATATTATATGTTGCAGATTCGGGAAATAATGCTATCCGAGCGATTGACACAAATGGTACGGTAAGCACCGTTATGAAGGATTTACAGGGCCCTTCAGATGTTGTTATTTCTCAGACCGGAGAATTAATTGTAAGTGATACATTAAATCATCGAATTGTAAAAATAACTGAACAAGGTGGCGTTTCAGTTATTGCTGGTGGCGGGTATAGCAAGGATGGAGATTGGCTTGTAGGCGGTTATGCAGATGGTAATGGCCAAGCCGCTAAATTTAATGAGCCAACAGGCTTAGCTGTTTCTAAGTCTGGTGAAATTTACGTTGCCGATACAGGAAACCAACGTATTCGCAAAATCAGTGCAGATGGAACTGTAACAACTGTTGCTGGTTCTGGTTCTGAAAAAATTGGTGATTTTGGCTATATTGCTGGTGGATTTGCGGATGGAGATGCAAAACAAGCTCAATTTAATTTTCCAACAGGCTTGGCATTTGATACAAATGGAAATCTGTATGTAGCAGATTCGTTAAATCATGTTGTTAGAGTCATAACATCAGCTGGAGAAGTTCAAACAGTTGCAGGGATTGCAGGGGAAAGCGGTAATAAAGTTGGCCCAGAATCAAAGGCGCAATTTCATAGACCGTCTGATGTAACGGTATTAACAAATGGGGAATTATTAATTGCTGATGAAATGAATAATAAAGTAAGAATGATAGACTGGTTCGAGCTTCCTGCTAGTTTTGTAAAAGGAAACAAAAACATTGAGGTAGTCTTTAATAATAATCCTGTTGTTTTTAGTGATGCAAAACCTAAAATAATTAATAATCGTACAATGATTCCATTAAGAGCTGTCACCGAAACATTTGGATACAAAGTAGACTGGAACGAAGTAACGAAGGGCATTACCATCCAAAATGGTGAGCAAATTATTGAATTGACAGTAGGGGAGACAACTGTAAAAGGTACGAATACTTTTGCAATGGATGTCGCTCCAGAAGTTGAAAAGTCTACAAATAGAACCTATGTACCAATTCGTTTTATTGCAGAAGCATTTAACTATCAAGTTGATTGGTTGGGCGTTGAACAAGTAGTATTAATTAGATAG
- a CDS encoding DUF423 domain-containing protein produces the protein MKKKVICLLKVFIILGAINAFLSVALGAFGAHGLEGRLSARMIEIWEKGVTYQMFHAVGLFVVAFAADKWPGSTMLTWSGILMVVGIILFSGSLYVLSTTGITKLGMITPLGGVAFLAAWTLLAIAAFKGV, from the coding sequence ATGAAGAAGAAGGTGATTTGTTTGTTAAAGGTATTTATTATATTGGGTGCAATCAATGCTTTCCTATCTGTTGCGTTAGGTGCGTTTGGGGCCCATGGTTTAGAAGGTCGTTTATCTGCAAGAATGATAGAAATTTGGGAAAAAGGTGTTACATATCAAATGTTTCATGCTGTAGGGCTGTTCGTTGTTGCTTTTGCAGCAGATAAATGGCCAGGTTCAACAATGTTGACATGGTCTGGTATATTGATGGTGGTCGGAATTATTTTGTTCTCTGGCAGCTTATATGTACTAAGCACAACAGGGATTACAAAGCTGGGCATGATTACACCACTAGGTGGCGTTGCGTTTTTAGCCGCTTGGACATTATTAGCGATTGCTGCTTTTAAAGGCGTTTAA
- a CDS encoding HD-GYP domain-containing protein, translating to MHEMMDIVPRKKKELEPEEMLEVIFRYAAKISSEKQLDRLLMLMADMGRELIVADRCTVWLYDKDKQTLWTKVAHGVDRIEIPASTGLAGHSVLKSESVIIDDAYEDDRFNQSVDKQTGYRTKAILVIPIRNQEEEIIGCYQAVNKMTATEVFSEKDLKHLELAASYTGKSLESAILQLEIEETQKEIIYTMGEIGESRSKETGNHVKRVAEYSRILADGLGMSKEEVELIRMASPMHDIGKVAIPDDILKKPGRLTDEEFDIMKSHASIGYNLLKNSKRPILKAAATIANDHHEKWNGSGYPNRKKGEEIHIYGRITAVADVFDALASDRCYKKAWELDRILNLFKEERGEHFDPKLIDVFFENLNEILKIRDTYQD from the coding sequence ATGCATGAAATGATGGACATTGTACCTAGAAAGAAAAAGGAATTAGAGCCTGAGGAAATGCTCGAAGTTATTTTTAGATATGCAGCGAAAATATCTAGTGAAAAGCAATTAGATCGTTTGTTAATGTTAATGGCTGATATGGGACGCGAACTAATTGTCGCTGATCGCTGTACGGTTTGGCTTTATGATAAAGATAAGCAAACATTATGGACGAAGGTCGCTCATGGAGTAGATCGAATAGAAATTCCGGCTAGCACAGGACTGGCTGGTCATTCTGTTTTAAAGAGCGAATCAGTTATTATCGATGATGCGTATGAAGACGATCGATTTAATCAAAGTGTCGATAAACAAACAGGCTATCGCACAAAAGCAATTCTAGTTATCCCGATTCGCAATCAAGAGGAAGAAATTATTGGATGCTACCAAGCTGTTAATAAAATGACCGCAACTGAAGTTTTTTCAGAAAAAGATTTAAAGCATTTAGAGCTGGCTGCATCTTACACGGGAAAATCCTTAGAATCTGCTATCCTTCAGCTTGAAATTGAAGAAACTCAGAAGGAAATTATTTATACGATGGGTGAAATTGGTGAAAGCCGCTCAAAGGAAACTGGTAACCATGTTAAACGTGTGGCGGAGTATTCACGGATTTTAGCGGACGGTCTGGGCATGTCAAAAGAAGAAGTTGAGCTCATTCGCATGGCCTCTCCTATGCATGATATTGGGAAGGTTGCAATCCCCGATGATATTTTAAAAAAACCAGGGCGGCTAACTGATGAAGAATTTGACATTATGAAATCACATGCAAGTATCGGCTATAATTTACTAAAAAATTCAAAGCGTCCAATTCTAAAGGCCGCAGCCACCATTGCAAATGACCATCATGAAAAATGGAATGGATCTGGCTATCCGAACCGAAAAAAAGGTGAAGAAATTCATATATACGGGCGAATAACTGCAGTTGCAGATGTATTCGACGCCCTCGCAAGCGATCGCTGCTATAAAAAAGCGTGGGAGCTTGACCGGATTTTAAATTTATTCAAAGAAGAACGCGGAGAACACTTTGATCCAAAACTAATCGACGTATTTTTTGAAAACCTAAACGAAATATTAAAAATAAGAGACACCTATCAAGATTAA
- a CDS encoding TRAP transporter large permease has protein sequence MVTTLLVIMVVFLLLGFPMMIPLIAAPLAVVMIYFGNLNPMLLIQQMMEGISAYVLLAVPLFIFAADIMSTGKTSKRLLDFVGAFVGHLRGGYAITTAAACTLFGSISGSTQATVVAIGKPMRERLLKIGYKDSSAMALIINASDVALLVPPSIGMIMYALVTGTSVGDLFIAGIGPGLLVFFCFSVYSYFYAKSKNIPLAEKLSWVNRFKLTKKALLPLGFPVIIIGGIYTGLFSPTEAAGISVLYAFILEVIIYKSIKFSDMPKIALSTGLVTSAVFILVAGGQAFTWAISYARIPQMVTETVLGTDPSALYILAIVSIFFFIGCMFVDPIVVILILTPIFYRAAMEAGIDPVHLGVIITFQAALGSATPPFGVDIFTASAVFNKSYLDVIRGTPPYIAMLIGIAVLLVFFEEISLFLL, from the coding sequence ATGGTAACTACTTTATTAGTCATAATGGTTGTGTTCCTGCTGCTCGGCTTTCCGATGATGATTCCGCTAATTGCTGCACCGTTAGCAGTTGTGATGATTTACTTTGGAAATTTGAACCCTATGCTATTGATACAGCAAATGATGGAAGGAATTTCCGCTTATGTCCTGCTCGCTGTACCATTGTTTATTTTTGCAGCAGACATCATGTCTACCGGTAAAACTTCTAAGCGATTACTTGACTTTGTCGGAGCATTTGTCGGACATTTACGCGGTGGATACGCAATTACAACTGCAGCTGCTTGTACATTGTTTGGGTCCATTTCAGGCTCAACGCAAGCAACGGTTGTTGCCATCGGGAAACCTATGCGGGAGCGCTTATTAAAAATCGGCTACAAGGATTCAAGTGCAATGGCTTTAATTATTAATGCAAGTGATGTTGCATTATTAGTTCCGCCAAGTATTGGCATGATCATGTATGCACTTGTTACCGGTACCTCTGTCGGTGATCTATTTATCGCGGGAATCGGCCCAGGCTTGCTCGTATTTTTCTGCTTTTCAGTTTATAGCTATTTTTATGCAAAGTCTAAAAATATTCCGCTTGCTGAGAAACTTTCATGGGTCAATCGCTTTAAGCTTACGAAAAAGGCATTATTGCCGCTTGGATTCCCGGTCATAATTATTGGAGGAATCTACACAGGACTATTTAGTCCCACAGAAGCAGCTGGCATTTCAGTTTTATATGCTTTTATTTTAGAAGTAATCATCTATAAATCTATCAAATTTAGTGATATGCCAAAAATCGCACTTTCAACTGGTTTAGTAACGTCAGCGGTATTCATTTTAGTTGCTGGTGGCCAGGCGTTTACATGGGCGATTTCGTACGCAAGAATCCCACAAATGGTAACAGAAACTGTGCTAGGAACTGACCCAAGTGCATTATACATATTAGCCATTGTCTCAATCTTCTTTTTTATTGGCTGTATGTTTGTTGATCCAATTGTTGTTATTTTAATTTTAACTCCTATCTTTTACAGAGCAGCGATGGAAGCTGGCATCGACCCTGTCCACTTAGGCGTGATCATCACATTTCAGGCTGCACTAGGTTCCGCGACACCACCATTTGGAGTTGATATTTTTACAGCAAGTGCTGTCTTTAATAAATCGTATTTAGATGTTATCAGGGGGACTCCTCCCTATATAGCGATGCTTATTGGCATTGCGGTATTACTCGTATTTTTTGAAGAAATCTCACTCTTCCTTTTATAA
- a CDS encoding adenylate/guanylate cyclase domain-containing protein produces MLRKIITIAIISIVVCFFYAQNTFFIVDEFVSDRLTRGEKEVSSNIVILAIDDESLAEVGKWPWPRNVMADTAEKLAEAGAKAVFVDVLYTEESQNQAQDLEFQRVVNEHNNIYLAANFVFESKQESVGELAFESINRPIFNIDQSQVGHINVKEDRDSVVRQIMLGIPDENNEILPAISVKLANLLLADEGREISWNDNHEFFLDGKKINTSLYNEIYFSYATEPHEDSQEVISNKFDTIPIYQVINGEFPPEYFENTIVLIGPYTAGLQDQYTTPMSQVTKMNGVEIHANIIQSFLDGSIYSKASTSLVILIITVMTALSYFIIDRLKVKWGFLALVGFIGLYLVATITIYSELHILLPFFYVLLALVTVYVTSVVSQYIIEQKEKARVTGLFGRYVSKGVVDEILSSKEEVKLGGIRKDVTLVFVDIRGFTPLSEKMEPEEVILILNEYLDLCTRAVFKFEGTLDKFIGDGVMAIFGAPIEQPDHAERAVRAALEMKRHSSEMAKRLEEQYGRAVHFGVGINSGPAVIGNIGSQDRLDYTAIGDTVNLAARLESNAKPGQILISENVFERVKDLFVITPLEAIKVKGKEKPVQIYSVEDEK; encoded by the coding sequence TTGCTGCGAAAAATTATTACAATCGCCATTATTAGTATAGTAGTTTGCTTTTTTTATGCTCAAAACACATTTTTTATCGTGGACGAATTTGTTTCCGACCGGCTTACACGAGGTGAAAAAGAGGTCTCAAGTAATATTGTTATTTTAGCCATTGATGACGAAAGTCTTGCTGAAGTGGGTAAATGGCCATGGCCGCGTAATGTGATGGCCGATACTGCCGAAAAACTTGCAGAAGCTGGAGCAAAGGCTGTTTTTGTCGATGTCCTTTACACAGAGGAAAGCCAAAATCAAGCGCAGGATTTGGAGTTTCAGCGAGTCGTTAACGAACACAATAATATATACTTGGCAGCTAATTTTGTTTTTGAAAGCAAGCAGGAAAGTGTGGGCGAATTAGCATTCGAAAGTATTAATAGACCTATATTTAATATTGATCAAAGCCAAGTTGGCCACATTAATGTTAAGGAAGATCGTGATAGCGTTGTCCGCCAAATTATGCTTGGTATTCCAGATGAAAATAATGAAATTTTACCAGCCATATCTGTTAAACTAGCAAATCTACTATTAGCGGATGAAGGGCGGGAAATTTCCTGGAATGATAACCACGAATTTTTTCTAGATGGTAAAAAAATTAACACTAGCTTATACAATGAAATTTACTTTTCATATGCAACAGAGCCACACGAAGATTCACAGGAAGTGATCAGCAATAAATTTGATACGATTCCAATCTATCAAGTTATTAATGGCGAGTTCCCACCTGAATATTTTGAAAACACAATTGTGTTAATTGGCCCGTATACCGCTGGTTTGCAAGACCAATATACAACACCAATGAGTCAAGTGACGAAAATGAATGGGGTTGAAATTCACGCCAATATTATTCAAAGTTTCTTAGATGGCAGTATTTACTCAAAAGCCTCTACCTCACTGGTAATTTTAATTATCACCGTGATGACAGCATTATCTTACTTCATTATTGATCGTCTGAAGGTTAAGTGGGGATTCTTAGCTCTTGTTGGCTTTATAGGTCTTTATTTAGTCGCAACCATCACGATTTACTCTGAATTGCATATCCTTTTACCATTTTTCTATGTGTTGCTTGCCTTAGTAACGGTTTATGTAACGTCAGTCGTTTCACAGTACATTATCGAACAGAAGGAAAAGGCCCGTGTTACAGGACTATTTGGACGCTATGTTTCTAAAGGCGTTGTAGATGAAATTTTATCTTCGAAGGAAGAGGTTAAACTCGGCGGCATTCGTAAGGATGTAACCCTTGTATTTGTAGATATCCGTGGTTTCACCCCTCTTTCTGAAAAAATGGAGCCTGAGGAAGTCATTTTAATTCTAAATGAGTATTTGGATCTATGTACGAGGGCTGTATTTAAATTCGAAGGAACATTAGATAAATTTATCGGTGACGGTGTGATGGCCATATTTGGTGCACCGATTGAACAGCCTGATCATGCAGAACGTGCCGTTCGTGCAGCACTTGAAATGAAACGTCATTCGAGTGAAATGGCAAAACGATTAGAAGAGCAATATGGGCGCGCCGTACACTTTGGTGTTGGTATTAACTCCGGCCCAGCAGTAATTGGTAATATCGGTTCACAAGACCGCCTAGACTATACAGCTATTGGTGATACAGTTAACCTTGCAGCACGGCTAGAGTCTAATGCAAAGCCTGGACAGATATTAATTAGTGAAAACGTGTTTGAGCGTGTGAAGGACTTGTTTGTCATTACACCGCTTGAAGCAATTAAAGTAAAAGGTAAAGAAAAACCGGTTCAAATCTACTCGGTTGAGGATGAAAAATAG
- a CDS encoding DUF3307 domain-containing protein, with protein sequence MSPFDILLIGHLIGDYLFQTSWMAANKAKKWSALLTHSFVYTLAVAVVAWIGFGGLSVWGILLVFGLHVFFDRRTFVAWWVRTIMTSTGKESGWLSIIVDQTFHLITLWLALMV encoded by the coding sequence ATGAGTCCATTTGATATTCTTCTTATTGGTCATTTAATCGGTGACTATTTATTTCAAACAAGCTGGATGGCAGCAAACAAGGCAAAAAAATGGAGTGCACTGCTAACTCATTCATTCGTATATACATTGGCAGTTGCTGTTGTTGCATGGATTGGTTTTGGAGGGCTTTCAGTTTGGGGCATCCTGCTCGTATTCGGATTGCATGTGTTCTTTGATCGTCGCACGTTTGTCGCATGGTGGGTACGGACAATCATGACTTCAACAGGAAAAGAATCGGGCTGGTTGTCGATCATCGTTGATCAAACGTTTCATCTCATTACGTTGTGGTTGGCGTTGATGGTATAG
- a CDS encoding DUF4073 domain-containing protein: MKKQAKVWVSILLIFSFLLPAFYHADAARVAIIKNVKGEVYIKKGNSTREFKAKEGMSLSEGDSIRTVKKSSANIVYDDGSKTSIAPSSKLSVSKLKDKANGNQTKVKVLSGKIWNSVKNLSNANDEYDVETPTAVMGVRGTHFIVTTDPLTGQSSVTVLDGTVGVSQNSEQDSDSSSGTSSGNGPTQPEQLVTFSQSLVTQSTQQPIPEAKTLDVKQLIEQVDPVIIVEIVQDLTNAIKEANEQAKQAQQLFNNTKQQDLIEKAVELSKTATTIANIQTSVLNEINQSTKKPEVEQLLQSSYQKTIENVINENNQLIADTQNTQEQAEIIAKQSGMTQEQLDKIGPVTGPASPSPEPPQPEPEPGPGPGPTPVPPKPIGTPVVITDPTKPVSFSNGVTIDLKGVSLPAGTTVTLTERTLTTQSPELNGKGLKPAGKIINFNFVGGTVTHPVEIVLPLQSGSDVSKTGIFYLKADGNWEYQPSTVENGSVKATVNHFSTYGVLEAQQALAPTVRVNEEIVAPNVAKIVDLGTSIKMEAPNTTIYYMNNFGERQVYNSSNPPVITRNEMIFRVYSSADNLRNSEIATYIFMTRPPAPNVSVDDVYNVLLGADNTMEYSTNNGASWIRYDETNPPIFEGDVTIHVRVSPSEDGEIPPSKSLLLQFSANQPRILEAYVTVEYGFITPTETSTTNDHNALPNENGISTDNSALPEGINTSTGENAPLPEENDSPTDEISTLPEDNNLSTDEDNSLPEESDSSTGENNNLPEGNDPSTGEDTSLSEESDSVDGDPDSSMIDNNISEDISATLRNIMPRLLANNSLMENTSAITEGNSSSMVDSDSSTADNVSSEDHNPTEDNADTPTGNSLSEEPIPEGNLTLPESTNTTTADTITFDSIGIQEKIAAVLLEENLFSVNLADLPSDARFTELEIVATKETEKLSVDLGNSLGTKEIYFSDADASGKRKAIISPSALGLDPQNDGISLKILKLYIQATTESDTYEIPGSLNDSVEVKLLLSFKPNHAPVINEQISDLFGSIDVIDLDVSHAFIDPDGDSLRIDAYSSNTSVATVELENNQLRISPKEAGSTTITLTATDAEGYSISQSFTVTVGMPITLDWQGYDSPINIKSGEEKQITFTSFLNPRIEQLSNIGYVFKWSKVGSVLSEHDIVMDSVVINNTGAAVPLSTSTGSANQLLKLSNEYYLLVIDSLAGNLQINSNARFANEGTYDLEIYAVQLNN; the protein is encoded by the coding sequence ATGAAAAAGCAGGCAAAAGTTTGGGTTTCCATTCTTCTCATTTTTTCATTTCTCCTCCCTGCCTTTTATCATGCAGATGCAGCACGTGTCGCTATTATTAAAAATGTCAAAGGGGAGGTATACATAAAAAAAGGAAATAGCACACGGGAATTTAAGGCAAAGGAAGGAATGAGCCTTTCAGAAGGAGATTCCATTCGCACTGTGAAAAAAAGCTCAGCAAACATTGTCTATGACGATGGATCGAAAACAAGCATTGCCCCAAGTTCAAAACTTTCGGTATCCAAACTGAAAGACAAGGCTAACGGTAATCAAACAAAGGTAAAAGTTCTATCAGGGAAAATTTGGAATAGTGTCAAAAACCTTTCAAACGCCAATGATGAATACGATGTCGAGACACCTACTGCAGTTATGGGGGTTCGCGGTACACATTTCATCGTAACAACAGATCCTTTAACAGGACAATCTAGTGTTACTGTTTTAGATGGTACAGTTGGCGTTAGTCAAAACAGCGAACAAGATAGTGATTCTAGTTCTGGAACGAGCTCTGGAAATGGCCCTACCCAACCAGAACAATTAGTTACTTTCAGTCAATCCCTTGTAACGCAATCAACTCAACAGCCTATACCAGAAGCAAAAACATTAGATGTAAAACAACTCATTGAACAGGTTGACCCTGTAATTATCGTAGAAATCGTTCAAGATTTAACCAATGCAATTAAAGAAGCAAACGAACAAGCAAAACAAGCACAACAATTGTTTAATAATACAAAACAGCAGGATTTAATCGAAAAAGCAGTAGAATTATCAAAAACTGCTACTACGATAGCAAATATTCAAACAAGCGTATTGAATGAAATTAATCAATCAACAAAAAAGCCTGAAGTTGAACAGCTATTACAATCAAGCTATCAGAAGACGATTGAAAATGTAATTAATGAAAACAATCAACTAATAGCTGATACGCAAAATACTCAGGAGCAGGCGGAGATCATAGCTAAACAGTCTGGGATGACTCAAGAGCAATTAGATAAAATCGGGCCAGTAACTGGACCAGCGTCACCTAGCCCTGAACCGCCACAACCAGAGCCGGAGCCAGGACCAGGACCAGGACCAACACCAGTACCTCCAAAACCAATAGGCACACCAGTTGTGATTACAGACCCGACAAAACCTGTAAGCTTTAGCAATGGTGTAACAATTGACCTTAAAGGTGTTTCATTACCAGCGGGAACAACAGTTACATTAACTGAACGAACACTAACGACGCAGTCACCAGAGTTAAATGGTAAAGGACTAAAACCTGCCGGAAAAATTATCAACTTTAATTTCGTTGGAGGAACTGTTACCCATCCAGTTGAAATTGTGCTACCACTACAATCTGGTTCGGATGTTTCAAAGACTGGTATTTTTTATTTAAAAGCTGATGGAAATTGGGAGTACCAGCCATCAACAGTTGAAAATGGCTCAGTAAAAGCCACTGTCAATCACTTCTCAACATATGGTGTGTTAGAAGCTCAACAAGCATTAGCACCTACTGTTAGGGTAAATGAGGAAATAGTTGCTCCAAATGTTGCTAAAATAGTTGATCTAGGAACTTCTATAAAAATGGAAGCACCTAATACTACTATTTATTACATGAACAACTTTGGTGAAAGGCAAGTCTATAATTCTAGCAATCCACCAGTTATCACAAGAAATGAAATGATTTTTAGAGTTTACTCATCAGCTGACAACTTAAGAAATAGTGAGATCGCTACATACATTTTTATGACACGTCCACCAGCACCAAATGTAAGTGTTGATGATGTATACAATGTACTCTTGGGTGCAGATAACACAATGGAGTATTCCACAAATAATGGAGCAAGTTGGATTCGATATGATGAAACAAATCCGCCGATATTTGAAGGTGATGTTACTATTCATGTTCGCGTGAGCCCAAGTGAAGATGGCGAAATTCCACCTAGTAAGTCATTACTATTACAATTTTCTGCGAATCAGCCTAGAATACTAGAGGCTTACGTTACTGTAGAATACGGATTTATTACTCCAACTGAAACTAGCACTACAAATGATCATAACGCTTTACCAAATGAAAATGGCATTTCTACAGATAACAGCGCTTTACCTGAAGGTATAAATACTTCAACTGGTGAAAATGCCCCATTACCTGAGGAAAACGATTCGCCTACTGATGAAATCAGCACTTTACCTGAGGATAACAACCTTTCTACCGATGAAGACAACTCTTTACCTGAAGAAAGCGATTCGTCTACTGGTGAGAATAACAATTTACCTGAGGGTAACGACCCTTCTACCGGTGAAGATACATCTTTATCTGAGGAAAGCGATTCAGTTGACGGGGATCCTGATTCTTCGATGATTGATAACAATATATCTGAAGACATCAGTGCTACGTTAAGAAATATAATGCCAAGGCTGCTAGCAAACAATTCTTTAATGGAAAATACCAGTGCCATTACTGAAGGAAATAGTTCTTCTATGGTGGACAGCGATTCTTCCACAGCAGACAACGTCTCTTCGGAAGACCACAATCCTACAGAGGATAACGCTGATACACCTACTGGCAACTCATTAAGTGAAGAACCTATACCTGAAGGAAACCTTACTTTACCTGAAAGCACCAATACTACGACAGCGGACACCATTACTTTCGATAGTATTGGAATCCAAGAAAAAATTGCAGCGGTCCTCTTAGAGGAAAACTTATTTTCTGTTAACCTTGCTGACTTACCTTCAGATGCTCGATTTACAGAATTAGAGATTGTCGCTACAAAGGAAACCGAAAAGCTATCTGTCGATCTGGGAAACAGCTTAGGTACTAAAGAAATTTATTTTTCAGATGCAGATGCATCTGGAAAAAGAAAAGCAATTATTTCACCAAGCGCACTAGGGTTAGATCCTCAAAATGATGGGATTTCCCTAAAAATACTAAAGCTTTATATCCAAGCGACTACTGAATCGGATACGTATGAAATACCAGGCAGCTTAAACGATAGTGTCGAAGTAAAATTGCTTTTATCCTTTAAACCGAACCATGCTCCAGTGATAAATGAGCAAATCTCAGATCTATTTGGCAGCATAGATGTAATTGACTTAGATGTTAGTCATGCATTTATTGACCCAGACGGTGACTCATTAAGAATTGATGCCTATTCGAGCAACACTAGTGTAGCCACTGTTGAGCTTGAGAATAATCAATTGCGAATTAGTCCAAAAGAAGCAGGATCAACAACAATCACACTAACTGCTACTGATGCTGAAGGATATTCTATCTCTCAATCATTTACCGTCACAGTTGGCATGCCTATTACGCTAGATTGGCAAGGCTACGACTCGCCAATTAACATCAAATCAGGTGAGGAAAAACAAATAACCTTTACTTCTTTCTTAAATCCTAGGATAGAACAGCTTTCTAACATTGGCTATGTATTCAAATGGTCGAAGGTTGGATCGGTTTTAAGTGAACATGATATTGTGATGGATAGTGTTGTTATAAATAACACTGGTGCAGCAGTACCTTTATCAACTAGTACTGGTTCTGCTAATCAACTTTTAAAGCTATCTAATGAGTATTATCTTTTAGTGATTGATAGTTTGGCAGGAAATTTACAAATTAATTCAAATGCAAGATTTGCAAACGAAGGAACATATGATTTAGAAATATACGCGGTTCAGTTAAATAACTAA
- a CDS encoding TRAP transporter small permease, with protein MSFLQTLDRWMMKIEEAILSYAIIIIAIMVVGNVLNRVIFGSSWAFSAEISKFSVILATFMGIGYAARKGRHINMSAFFDMAPYKLRKALAVFIPFVTAIILFILTYFAYVYLVSVYESGRVTSALQVPEYLMISFVPIGLLLGGLQFIRNAWINVKEKDVYLATEQKDYSA; from the coding sequence TTGAGCTTTTTACAAACATTAGATCGGTGGATGATGAAAATTGAAGAGGCGATTTTGTCTTATGCCATCATTATCATCGCCATTATGGTAGTAGGAAATGTTTTAAACCGCGTTATCTTTGGATCAAGTTGGGCGTTTTCAGCTGAGATTAGCAAATTTTCTGTAATACTAGCCACCTTTATGGGTATTGGCTATGCAGCCAGAAAAGGCCGCCATATTAATATGTCTGCATTTTTTGACATGGCTCCTTATAAACTCCGCAAAGCTTTAGCAGTTTTTATTCCATTCGTTACGGCAATTATTCTGTTTATTCTCACCTACTTTGCTTACGTATATTTGGTCTCTGTCTATGAGTCCGGTCGTGTCACTTCTGCCTTACAAGTACCTGAGTACTTAATGATATCCTTTGTCCCAATTGGCTTATTATTAGGCGGGCTACAATTTATAAGAAATGCTTGGATTAACGTTAAAGAAAAAGACGTTTATCTTGCTACAGAACAAAAGGATTATTCTGCTTAA